In Panulirus ornatus isolate Po-2019 chromosome 40, ASM3632096v1, whole genome shotgun sequence, a single window of DNA contains:
- the LOC139761524 gene encoding perlucin-like protein — MQMVVINQLLVLVMVMTVVVVECENPRLDIEVLYQDHFPPLHTNCTQSMTDLLLLRQEVKLTEVTKILTEIRDALTTTSTIHVPRPPPTDNGTCTSPMRRVGERCLLLALWERLSWMDARQYCAGLGGDLAVLTDANNLADTLHYINEINSERTEVSVWLGGTDQTVEGVWLWVTGDPMPRGPPFWGYVDNYRSEPSGGKNQNCAVLYHQDYYIHDTECSGTFAPLCQL, encoded by the exons ATGCAGATGGTGGTGATCAACcagctgttggtgttggtgatggtgatgacggtggtggtggtggagtgtgagaaCCCACGCCTCGATATTGAGGTCCTGTACCAAGATCACTTTCCTCCTCTACACACCAACTGTACCCAG AGTATGACGGATCTGCTGCTCCTGCGTCAGGAGGTCAAGCTGACGGAGGTCACGAAAATATTGACAGAGATTCGAGATGCTTTGACCACCACCTCCACGATACACGTGCCTCGACCACCTCCCACAG ATAATGGGACATGTACGTCGCCGATGAGACGGGTGGGAGAGAGGTGTCTCCTGCTGGCGCTGTGGGAGCGACTTAGCTGGATGGACGCCCGCCAGTACTGCGCTGGCCTGGGAGGCGATCTGGCTGTGTTAACCGACGCCAACAACCTGGCTGACACCCTGCACTACATCAATGAGATCA ATAGCGAGAGGACAGAGGTGAGCGTGTGGCTGGGCGGCACTGACCAGAcggtggagggtgtgtggctgtgggtgaCTGGTGACCCCATGCCGAGAGGTCCGCCCTTCTGGGGATATGTGGATAA TTATCGCAGTGAACCGAGTGGAGGAAAAAACCAGAACTGTGCCGTGTTGTACCATCAAGATTACTACATACATGACACGGAGTGCTCAGGAACCTTCGCCCCGCTGTGCCAACTGTGA